One Rhizoctonia solani chromosome 1, complete sequence DNA window includes the following coding sequences:
- a CDS encoding Retrotransposable element Tf2 protein, with translation MTNTKSKALKQHIDKELATGKIQPSTLSAGTLVMFVKKADGSLRLVVDYRKLNNVTHKNVYLLPRQDNLMAKLRHAKIFTKLDLQWGYNNVWIKEGDEWKTAFRTKYGLFEYLVMSFGLTNAPTAFQHFMNNLFRDLIDMTVVIYLDNILIFLEKPEEHPTHVREVLSRSMANQLFCKLSKCHFHVTTVDYLGIVISPAGFSMDQKKVEAVTSWPQPKMVKQVKAFLGFVNYLQCFIPNFSSVACPLHNLTKKETPWSWGNLEEMAFQELKTFVTQSPVLIHSNPELPYYLETDASGVTMGAILSQRGTDNWLHPIAYMSKSFSGAEANYDTHNKELLAIIKALEEWRIFLEATDKPIQVFTDHCNLEYWMQARTFNQQHARWCIFLSNFNFEIHYQPGKQLGKPDALSRHVDYVETQPEPEVMLPAEVFVNTSEAELEIVTEICLKLRDDSSLKPIIQFLTEDINNAPPSICKAYQDYDWEEDLLWYQGKLVVPDLEPLKERLLREFHNSPLVGHPGQQRTLELLSRSYWWPGMKSSAKEWVECCPTCQANCCPHAPVIALKPLEVPLFPFHTILYNFITGFPNSHRHNAILVVIDSFSKFGHFIPTSKKVTAKGLADLFITHVWKLHRLPIKTISDQGTTFTGKFLRALYQWLGVKPAFSLAYHLESDGQMERVNQFIEFYLRSYVAADHSNWAAWSPLAEYAYNNAKHAATGRTPFELVYGRHLVMNPSNVPANVPEADAVADTLAQEWKEAKAALWMSKEKMARPQGTIPEYLVGEKVWLDGKNVELRTNSNKLDPKQLGPFKIVEKISSHAYRLKLPKSLRIHNVFYVGVVDTLNTREFIPIFLDLNKGKQTIFSIT, from the coding sequence ATGACCAACACCAAATCAAAGGCTCTCAAACAGCacattgacaaggaactGGCTACAGGGAAAATTCAACCAAGTACCTTGTCAGCAGGCACCCTggttatgtttgtcaaaaaggcagatggatcaCTGAgactggttgtggattataggaAGTTAAACAACGTTACCCATAAAAATGTGTACCTGCTACCAAGGCAAGACAACCTAATGGCTAAGTTAAGGCATGCAAAGATCTTCACAAAACTGGATCTCCaatggggctacaacaacgtctggatcaaagaaggagatgagtggaagacagCTTTTAGAACCAAGtatgggctatttgaatatctaGTAATGTcctttggccttaccaacgcccccaccgccttccaacatttcatgaacaacctattcagggacctcattgacatGACAGTGGTAATCTACCTGGACAACATCTTAATCTTCTTGGAAAAGCCAGAAGAACACCCCACCCATGTAAGGGAAGTTCTATCCAGATCAATGGCCAATCAACTTTTCtgcaaactctccaagtgccacttccacgtcaccactGTTGATTACCTTGGAATTGTGATCTCCCCAGCAGGAttttccatggaccagaagaaggtAGAAGCTGTCACATCATGGCCTCAACCCAAGATGGTCAAACAGGTAAAGGCCTTCTTGGGCTTTGTAAATTACCTCCAATGTTTTATCCCTAACTTCAGCTCAGTTGCATGTCCTCTTCACAATCTTACCAAAAAGGagaccccctggtcatggggtaacttGGAAGAAATGGCGTTCCAGGAACTAAAAACCTTTGTCACTCAGTCACCAGTCCTGATCCATTCCAATCCTGAACTCCCTTACTACCTGGAGACAGACGCGTCAGGAGTAACTATGGGAGCCATATTAAGCCAGAGAGGAACAGACAACTGGTTACACCCcattgcctacatgtcaaaatcctttTCAGGTGCAGaagctaattatgacacccacaacaaggaacttctggccatcatcaaggccttagaggaatggcgtatcttcttggaagcaacagacaaacCAATTCAAGTGTTCACAGACCATTGCAACctagaatactggatgcaagcAAGGACATTTAACCAACAACATGCTAGGTGGtgcatattcctgagcaacttcaactttgaaatccactaccAACCAGGAAAGCAATTGGGTAAACCAGACGCCTTGTCCAGGCATGTGGACTATGTTGAAACACagccagaaccagaagtcatgcttcCAGCTGAGGTCTTTGTCAACACATCAGAAGCTGAACTGGAAATAGTTACAGAAATCTGCTTGAAGCTAAGAGATGATTCTTCCCTCaaacccatcatccaattctTAACAGAGGACATCAACAATGCTCCACCTTCTATCTGCAAGGCTTACCAAgactatgattgggaggaagacctacTATGGTACCAAGGAAAATTAGTTGTACCAGATTTGGAACCCCTGAAGGAACGCTTGCTAAGGGAGTTCCACAATTCACCCCTGGTAGGACACCCAGGTCAGCAACGGACGTTAGAACTACTCAGCAGAagctactggtggccagggatgaaatcctccgccaaggaatgggttgaatgctgccccacatgccaagccaattgtTGTCCCCATGCACCAGTGATAgccctgaaacccttagaGGTCCCACTGTTTCCCTTTCACACCATCTTGTACAATTTCATCACTGGGTTCCCCAATTCTCACAGACACAATGCCATTCTAGTGGTGATTGACtcattttccaagtttggccatttcatccccacttccaagaagGTCACTGCAAAAGGTCTTGCAGATctgttcatcacccatgtctggaagctCCATAGGTTACCCATTAAGACCATCTCTGATCAAGGAACAACCTttacagggaaattcctgaGGGCACTGTACCAGTggcttggagtcaaaccagcattctccttggcctaccacCTGGAATCAgatggtcaaatggaaagggtcaATCAGTTCATTGAATTCTACCTACGCTCTTACGTAGCAGCTGACCACTCCAATTGGGCAGCTTGGTCACCATTGGCAGAATAcgcatacaataatgccaaacatgCAGCAACTGGGAGAACACCCTTTGAACTTGTTTATGGACGGCACCTGGTAATGAACCCATCAAATGTCCCAGccaatgtaccagaagcagacgcagtagcagacaccctggcccaagaatggaaagaagccaaggCGGCCCTTtggatgagcaaggaaaaaATGGCAAGGCCCCAGGGAACAATTCCAGAATACTTGGTAGGGGAAAaggtctggctagatggaaagaACGTGGAACTCAGAACAAATTCCAACAAGCTAGATCCCAAACAGTTAGGGCCTTTCAAAATtgttgagaaaatctccagtcaTGCCTACCGCCTAAAGCTACCCAAGTCCctgagaatccacaatgtcttctatgtgggtgttgtagacacactcaataccagggaatttattcccattttcttggatttaaacaaaggcaaacaaacaatattttcaatcacgtga
- a CDS encoding Retrotransposable element Tf2 protein, with the protein MDNYPAEPLKTLIDSGATSNFISPTIVKKLKIPKTLLKNPRVVRMLDGTISQTGCIWHQVQLTVLANGHPHSIPFLVCPIGNTPAILGMTWLTQELPLIDWTLGTVTFPDQAQIASEEEADPNPLAELPTQYHKFAKVFGEEEFKMLPPHQEYNISIDLVPDAKLNPGPIYGMTDAESKALKQHIEEELATGKIHPSTSSAGAPVMFVKKADGSLRLVVDYRKLNNVTHKNVYPLPRQDNLMAKLRHAKLFTKLDLRWGYNNVRIKEGDKWKTAFRTKYGLFEYLVMPFGLTNAPAAFQHFMNNLFRDLIDVTVIIYLDNILIFLEKPEEHPAHVREVLSRLMANQLFCKLSKCHFHVTTVDYLGIVISLAGFSMDQKKIEAVTSWPTPKTVKQVQAFLGFVNYLRRFIPNCSSVAQPLHNLTRKDSPWSWGKLEEEAFQELKSLVTRSPVLIHSNPSLPYYLETDASGVAMGAILSQQGTDNRLHPIAYMSKSFSGAEANYDTHDKELLAIIKALEEWRIFLEATDKPIQVFTDHRNLEHAQWRIFLSNFNFEIHYCPGKQSGKPDALSRRSDYVDNPPEPEVMLPAEVFANTLEEEMEVVSLVWNKLREDPSLEPIIQFLTEDAENAPPSIRKAYRDYNWEEDLLWYQGKLVIPDAEDLKERLLREFHDSPLAGHPGQQRTLELLSRNYWWPGMKSSAKEWVECCPICQVNCCAHNPVIALKPLDVPPFPFHTISYDFITGFPKSEGYDAILVVIDSFSKFGHFIPTTKKVLAKGLANLFVTHIWKLHGLPVRTILDQGTTFTGKFLRALYQRLGIQPSFSLAYHPKSDGQTKRVNQFIKFYLRSYVAADHLDWVRWLPLAEYAYNNAKHAATGKTPFELVYGTNPVMNPSTVPANVPEADLVANTLAQEWQEAESALRMTKERMARPKGIILEYSIGKKVWLDGKNVGLRTNSNKLDPKRLGPFKVTEKISSHAYCLKLPETLKIHDVFYTPPETIEGEEEYEVEQIINSKQQRGKWFYLIKWKGYGLEDNSWEPEELLEHSQEESL; encoded by the exons ATGGACAACTACCCGGCAGAACCACTAAAAACCCTTATAGACTCTGGGGCAACCTCTAATTTTATCTCCCCAACCATAGTCAAAAAActgaaaatcccaaaaaccctactcaaaaatccacgagtagtgagaatgttagatggtaccatatctcagactggttgcatatggcaccaggttcaactcacggtcttggccaacggccatccccactccattcctttcctagtATGCCCCATCGGCAACACTCCCGCTATCTTGGGTATGACTTGGCTCACCCAAGAATTGCCACTCATTGATTGGACCCTAGGAACTGTGACGTTCCCTGACCAGGCACAGATAGcatcagaggaagaagcagaccccaATCCTTTAGCAGAACTACCCACTCaataccacaagtttgccaaggtgtttggagaagaggaattcaaaATGCTTCCCCCACATCAAGAATACAACATCTCCATTGATCTGGTCCCTGATGCCAAGTTAAACCCTGGTCCCATATATGGTATGACTGATgcggaatccaaggcactcaaACAGCAcattgaggaggaattgGCCACAGGAAAGATCCATCCCAGCACCTCTTCCGCcggcgccccagtcatgtttgtcaaaaaagcAGATGGTTCCCTCcggctggttgtggattatagaaAGCTCAACAACGtcacccacaaaaatgtctaTCCACTGCCAAGACAAGAcaatctcatggccaaattGAGACATGCCAAGTTgttcaccaaactagacttgcgttggggttacaataatgtccgaatcaaggaaggagacaaatggaagacggcttttAGGACTAAATATGGGCtctttgaatacctagtgatgccttttggtcttACAAATGCTCCggctgccttccaacacttcatgaacaacctattcagggacctcattgacgttACGGTGATCATCTatttggacaacatcctaatatttTTGGAGAAACCAGAAGAACACCCTGCCCATGTGCGGGAAGTCCTATCCAGACTAATGGCAAACCAACTCTTCTGTAAACTCTCAAAATGTCATTTCCATGTGACCACAGTAGactaccttggcattgtaaTTTCCCTGGCAGGAttttccatggatcaaaagaagattgaggcggtcacatcatggcctacccccaaaacagtcaaacaggttcaGGCCTTCCTTGGATTCGTAAATTACCTCCGCCGCTTCATTCCCAACTGCAGTTCAGTGGCACAACCCCTTCACAACCTTACAAGAAAGGACTCCCCATGGTCTTGGGGAAAACTGGAAGAAGAAGCCTTTCAAGAACTAAAGTCCCTGGTTACCAGATCACCGGTACtgatccactccaaccccagCCTACCTTACTACCTTGAAACcgacgcatcaggggtagcaatgggggccatactcagtcaacaagGCACAGACAACCGCTTACATCcaattgcctacatgtccaaatcattctcaggagcagaagcaaactatgacacccatgacaaggagctcctggcaatCATTAAGGCATtagaagaatggcggatATTCCTGGAGGCCACAGACaaaccaatccaggttttTACGGACcatagaaacctgga GCACGCACAATGGAggatcttcctgagcaatttcaactttgaaatacattattgcccaggaaaacagtcagggaaaccagatgccctatccaggagatcagactatgttgacaaccccccagaaccagaagtcatgctcccagcagaagtctttgccaataccttggaagaagaaatggAAGTTGTCTCCTTAGTTTGGAATAAACTAAGGGAGGACCCTTCCCTGGAACCCATTATCCAGTTTTTAACCGAGGATGCAGAGAACGCCCCACCCTCAATCAGGAAAGCATATAGGGATTacaattgggaagaagacctcctGTGGTACCAAGGGAAATTAGTCATCCCAGATGCGGAGGACTTGAAGGAACGCCTATTGCGGGAATTTCATGACTCCCCACTAGCAGGTCACCCTGGCCAACAAAGAACCTTGGAACTATTgagccgcaactactggtggccaggaatgaagtcatccgctaaggaatgggtagaatgttgccccaTCTGCCAAGTCAATTGCTGCGCTCACAATCCAGTGATAGCTTTGAAACCCTTAGATGTTCCCCCCTTTCCGTTCCATaccatctcctatgactttaTCACGGGGTTCCCCAAGTCGGAAGGATATGACGCAATACTGGTGGTTATAGACTcattctccaaatttggccacttcatcccaaccacaaaaaAGGTGTTGGCCAAAGGTCTGGCTAATCTCTTTGTCACCCACATTTGGAAACTCCACGGACTCCCTGTTAGAACCATATTGGACCAAGGAACAACATTCACTGGGAAGTTCCTCAGAGCCCTTTACCAAAGGCTGGGAATCcaaccatccttctccttggcttaTCACCCCAaatcagacggacaaacCAAGCgcgtcaaccagttcatcaaGTTCTACCTGAGATCTTATGTAGCAGCAGACCACTTGGATTGGGTCAGATGGTTGCCACTTGCGGAATACGCTTACAACAACGCTAAACACGCTGCAACcggaaaaaccccctttgaactAGTTTATGGAACAAATCCCGTAATGAATCCGTCAACCGTACCAGccaatgtaccagaagcagattTGGTAGCCAATACCCTGGCCCAGGAATGGCAAGAGGCAGAGTCAGCGCTCAGAATGACTAAGGAACGCATGGCAAGACCAAAAGGAATAATACTGGAGTACTCCATAGGCAAGAAAGTCTGGCTTGATGGAAAAAATGTAGGACTTAGAACAAACTCTAACAAACTGGACCCCAAGCGACTAGGGCCGTTCAAAGTCACAGAAAAAATATCAAGCCACGCCTACTGCCTAAAACTCCCAGAAACCCTAAAaatccatgatgtgttctat acccctcctgaaacaatagaaggggaggaggagtacgaggttgaacaaatcatcAACTCCAAGCAacaacggggaaaatggttttacctaattaaatggaagggttatggtcTGGAAGataattcctgggaaccagaagaactcctagaacacagccaagaggag agcctttaa
- a CDS encoding Retrotransposon-derived protein PEG10, translating to MEPALLPTTSVKYGKVSLEQVMQLLLGLLGQVEHLEQEIAEIKEAGIKTRTNVKNISQTVDVVKDGLRSLQPRTPEGPQPKAVEETPRPLPKAKPMGLGLSNARHHFPHAVSNIPSTCSGAPHPYSRPSSCSSRRSIPTHSLPPSCSASPPLQDLPRMEPEPSLAALLKAITALTATVRSLQDQIKSQGEQITQLTAICKETNNLVGDKDQGGAQTKPGPLTGPVTPPTHSGGETHTPGTVRPGLKAPFRPSRGTGFDSEEEEEPRQPKKEPQGTPRRSLSSLTPFDTGSSVKRPKMDLPNPYKGDIRGRKATQWLDRMLLWVALHRDQFDKEEQMVVWILYHMTDKAADWALPLIGAIIKGKGNPPTTIPALTAKFKEAFANPDAKRAAARKIAALTQTTTTSEYVTKFQNLMAELDRNTEAYIAQFMRGLHWKVKELLSTKDNVPNNDLEAIFAALVKIDNTRQENKENQPKKAPAKSPVTATTSTTTTTQWVRLSEDPNYVTPEERDRRRASGLCVKCGQKGHGIKQCPNGWKATIKEVAKVAKDESGKE from the exons ATGGAACCCGCATTACTGCCAACCACCTCTGTCAAATATGGCAAGGTATCCCTTGAACAAGTCATGcaactcctccttggcctccttggccaagttgaaCACCTTGAGCAAGAAATtgctgaaatcaaggaagcagggatCAAGACCCGGACAAATGTCAAGAATATATCCCAAaccgttgatgttgtcaaggatgggcttaggtCCCTGCAACCCCGCACACCTGAAGGACCCCAACCCAAGGCcgtggaagaaacgccacgccccttaccaaaagccaagcctatggGATTG ggactatccaatgctag gcaccacttcccccacgccgtatccaatattccctccacatgctctggcgccccacacccatactcccgtccctccagtTGCTCCTCTAGAcgctccattccaacccactccctaccgccctcttgcagcgcatctccccctttgcaagacttgccaaggatggaaccggagccgtcccttgccgctctcctcaaggctatcacagccctcacagccacagtcaggtccttgcaggaccaaatcaaatcacaaggtgagcaaatcacacagcttactgccatatgcaaggaaaccaacaaccttgttggtgacaaggaccagggcggagcccaaaccaagcctggcccattgactgggcctgtcacccctcctacccactcaggaggggaaacccacactccaggcacggttaggcctgggctcaaggctcccttccgcccttcaagaggaacagggtttgactccgaggaagaagaagagccaaggcaacccaaaaaagagcctcagGGAACGCCTAGGCGGTCACTCAGCTCCCTTACTCCCTTTGACACAGGAAGCAGCGTAAaaaggcccaaaatggaTCTCCCCAACCCTTATAAAGGAGACATcaggggacgcaaggccacACAATGGCTGGACCGCATGCTGCTTTGGGTAGCCCTACACAGGGATCAATTCgacaaggaggagcaaatggttgtgtggatactgtaccacatgacagacaaggcagccgattgggcgctccccctcataggggccattatcaagggcaaggggaACCCTCCCACTACTATCCCAGCcttaacagccaaattcaaagaagcctttgccaatccagacgcaaagagggcagccgccaggaagattgccgcacttactcagacaaccaccacaTCTGAGTATGTCACCAAGTTCCAAAATCTTATGGCAGAACTGGAccggaacactgaggcgtacattgcccagtttatgcgcggccttcactggaaggtgaaagagctcctgtccaccaaggacaatgtTCCCAACAATGACctagaggccatatttgctgccttggtcaaaattgacaacacccgtcaagaaaacaaggagaaccaacccaagaaggcacccgccaagtccccggtcactgcaaccacctccaccactactaCCACCCAATGGGTCCGCCTTTCTGAGGATCCAAATTACGTCaccccggaagaaagggaccgccgccgcgcgtctggcctttgtgtcaagtgcggccaaaaagggcatggcatcaaacagtgccccaacggTTGGAAGGCAACCATCAAGGAGGTAGCCAAGGTTGCCAAAGatgaatcgggaaaagagtag
- a CDS encoding Retrotransposable element Tf2 protein, which produces MSWLKKHNPQILWEKHTLVFNSFYCSNNCLSVPTVLELKAVEEIPLPYQEFSRVFSEEESSKLPPHRPYDIAIELLPDAKPQHGPIYSLGPKEDAKLRETIEKQLKAGLIRPSKSPMASPILFVKKKNRKLRMCVDYRRLNSMTKKNAYPLPLPQNLIEKLQGAKIFSKFDLRAGYNLVQIKEGDEWKTAFKTKYGLFEYLVMPFGLTNAPAAFQDMMNKIFRDLLDVYVIIYLDNILVFSLNEKDHEAHVQEVLKRLQDNDLFCNIEKCHFHVKKIDYLGFIISEFGIEVDQSKVTDALNWSTPKNVKNIQEFLGFVNFYRRFIPNFGNMAQPLYNLLKKDSNWRWESAEQQSFDGLKKCLTSAPLLLQPDTTRQFYVECDASDYATGAILSQRNSEGKLAPVAYLSKSLSPAEKNYNIFDKELLAVIRAFKEWRHLLEGSELLVQVLTDHKNLEYFSTSQSLNKRQIRWANFLVDYNFQIIYRPGAQNKKADILSQRYNLVPLEGGVENHVLLKPELFIASITPDQEINDLIGEAIYEDNRLKEILHKLQGKEKVTDWELKEGLLWHQGKIFVPKDNTIRNLILESRHDALAAGHPGQARTLELVSRNYYWPSMKKFVNSYVPVGLLKPLQIPKHPWEDIAYNMIVGLPISEGFDAILTVIDRFSKMVHFIPTQSTASAIDIANLFITYIWKLHGLPRSTVSDRGPTFNAKFIRHLYKRLDIKPTYSTAYHPQTDGQTERIQREAEIFIQMFGNHRQSDWVSLLPLAKFALNNLKQSSTGKSPFQICYGLNPRFSVGQKSDKSTPNADKHAEFLEKGYDEVKAALSLAQEQMKYFYDQRHRKEEGIQVGDKVWLSHQNISTNRPSIKLSHKKLGPYLVVEKIGLHAYKLQLPHTMRIHPVFHINLLTKFHPDPHGRDPPQPAPIITEEGEEEYEVERIVDSKWKGRGNSKKLWYLVKWKGYDKGSNSWEPVDNVGNAQEAIKEFHMEHPDAVGA; this is translated from the exons atgtcatggcttaaaaagcacaatccccaaatCTTGTGGGAAAAGCATACACTCGTCTTCAACTCCTTCTATTGTTCCAATAATTGTCTATCTGTACCTACGGTCTtagaactcaaggcagtagaagaaatacCACTTCCATACCAGGAATTCTCTAGGGTGTTTTCAGAAGAAGAATCCTCAAAACTGCCACCTCACCGCCCATATGACATTGCTATTGAGTTACTCCCTGACGCAAAACCCCAACACGGCCCCATTTACAGCCTAGGTCCAAAGGAAGACGCCAAACTAAGGGAAACCATTGAAAAACAGCTTAAAGCAGGTCTGATCCGCCCATCCAAATCTCCCATGGCATCTCCAatattatttgtcaaaaagaagaACAGGAAATTACGCATGTGCGTAGACTATCGACGGTTgaatagcatgaccaagaagaacgctTACCCCCTGCCCTTGCCACAAAACCTTATTGAGAAACTACAAGGTGCTAAGAtctttagtaaatttgatcttaGGGCAGGCTACAACTTAGTCCAAATTAAAGAaggcgatgaatggaaaaccgctttcAAAACTAAATATGGATTATTCgaatacttggttatgccttttggattgaCAAATGCGCCGGCAGCCTTTCAGGACATGATGAACAAAATATTCAGAGATCTCTTGGACGTTTATGTCAtcatctacttggacaataTTCTAGTCTTCTCTCTGAATGAAAAAGATCATGAAGCCCATGTGCAAGAGGTACTCAAAAGGCTGCAGGATAATGACCTTTTTTGCAATATTGagaaatgccatttccacgtcaagaAAATTGATTATCTAGGGTTTATCATATCTGAATTCGGTATAGAAGTTGATCAATCAAAAGTCACAGACGCCTTAaattggtcaacacctaagaatgtcaaaaacatccaagaattcttaggatttgtgaacttcTATAGACGGTTTATCCCTAATTttggaaatatggcacaaccACTGTACAATTTGCTCAAGAAAGATAGTAATTGGAGATGGGAATCAGCAGAACAACAATCTTTTGACGGCCTTAAAAAATGTCTTACTTCAGCGCCCTTGCTTTTACAACCTGACACCACAAGACAATTTTATGTGGAATGCGACGCATCGGATTATGCCACTGGAGCAATACTATCCCAACGCAACTCTGAAGGGAAATTGGCTCCAGTAGCCTATCTGTCCAAATCCTTATCCCCTGCCGAAAAAAATTACaatatctttgacaaggaattgttGGCggtcattagggcatttaaagaatggcgccatttgTTAGAAGGATCTGAATTGCTGGTCCAAGTTCTAACGGATCATAAGAACTTGGAGTACTTTTCCACATCTCAATCTTTAAATAAACGGCAAATTAGATGGGCCAATTTCCTAGTTGATTACAATTTCCAGATCATTTACAGGCCCGGAGCGCAGAATAAAAAAGCTGATATCCTCTCGCAACGCTACAATTTAGTGCCCCTTGAAGgaggggtagagaaccatgttctcctgaaaccggaacttttCATTGCATCAATCACTCcggatcaggaaatcaatgatcTAATTGGCGAAGCCATTTATGAGGATAACCGTCTGAAAGAAATCCTACACAAACTTCAGGGCAAGGAAAAGGTCACAGATTGGGAACTAAAGGAAGGATTACTATGGCATCAAGGgaaaatctttgtacctaAGGACAATACTATTAGAAACCTTATCTTGGAATCTAGGCACGACGCATTAGCTGCGGGACATCCGGGACAAGCCAGAACTTTGGAACTTGTCTCAAGgaattactattggccatccatgaaaaagtttgtcaactCCTAT GTACCAGTAGGACTGTTAAAGCCATTACAGATTCCCAAACACCCTTGGGAAGACATTGcctacaacatgattgtaggactACCAATCTCAGAAGGTTTTGACGCCATCCTCACTGTCATTGACCgattctcaaaaatggttcaCTTCATTCCCACTCAGTCCACGGCGTCGGCTATTGATATTGCCAATCTCTTTATCACATATATATGGAAATTACACGGTCTTCCCAGAAGTACGGTTTCAGACAGAGGCCCTACGTTCAACGCCAAGTTCATTCGTCACCtatataaaaggctggacattAAACCCACATATtctacagcctaccatccgcaaacagatggacagacagaacgaATACAACGGGAGGCCGAAATTTTCATCCAAATGTTTGGAAACCACCGCCAATCAGACTGGGTATCCCTACTGCCGTTAGCCAAGTTTGCGCTCAACAATCTCAAACAATCCTCCACGGGTAAATCTCCATTCCAGATATGTTATGGACTAAACCCCCGATTCTCTGTGGGTCAGAAATCAGACAAATCTACCCCAAATGCAGACAAACATGCAGAGTTTTTGGAAAAAGGCTATGATGAGGTTAAGGCAGCACTGTCATTAGCGCAAGAACAAATGAAATACTTCTACGATCAAAGGCATAGGAAAGAAGAAGGAATCCAAGTAGGGGACAAGGTCTGGTTGAGCCACCAAAATATATCCACCAATagaccatccatcaaacTTAGCCATAAAAAGCTAGGACCTTACCTGGTAGTGGAAAAAATTGGATTGCATGCATATAAACTACAACTACCCCAtaccatgcgcatacatccagtcttTCACATTAATCTTCTAACAAAAttccatcctgaccctcatggacgcgaccctcctcaacctgcacctattattacagaagaaggtgaggaagaatatgaagttgAAAGAATTGTGGacagcaaatggaaagggcgtGGCAATTCAAAGAAACTCTGGTATTTAGtcaagtggaagggatacgacaaaggaagcaactcatgggaaccagtgGATAATGTGGGTAACGCTCAGGAAGCCATAAAAGAATTCCACATGGAACaccctgatgcagttggagcttga